The Acidobacteriota bacterium sequence CTTCCGTGTAGCCGCGAAACGACGCGCGGTAGGCGGCGGCGCGCTCGCGGTCGTCGAGGTGCCGGTACTCCGCGAAGCGTTTCACCGCCATGAAGAAGCCGCCGAGCATCCAGAACGCCAGGGTAATCGACAAGGGCACCGCCAGCGTCGTCCCGGTTGCATACCAACCCATCGCGAGCCGCAACGGGTTGTTGATCGCCTCGACCAGCACGTCGAGGTAGGTTCGGTCCTTGGCCCGGATCGGTCGGACGTTGTATACGAGGCTCATCAGCCACAGGGCAACGATCGTGAGCAGAAACCGTCCCCCGATCAGGGTGGCCATGCCGAACCCTGCGGCGGCGAGGGCCGCCCACTCGGCATAGGCGATCGGCAGGCGCACTCTCCCGGAAGGGATCGGCCGGTTGCGCTTGACCGGATGTCTCGCGTCGGACGGCGCGTCCAGAATGTCGTTGAGCACGTAGTAGCTCGACGCGACGAGACAGGCGGCCACCAACGCCAGCGGGATCCGCCAGGCGAGCGCCGGGTTGCCGAACCCGGCCGTCGCGTTCAGCACCAGCAGGCTTCCCGGCAGCATGAAGACGTTCTTGAACCAGTGGTCGGGTCGCGCCACCTGTACGTACGGCCGGACGGCGGCAGCCAGGCGGTTCCGGACCACGCAGGCCGACGCTTGCGGCGGGTGGGGCGACCATGTCGACGGTCGAGAGCGTTCGGTCGTCACAGCTCCGGATTCGCCTTCAGGAGGCGGCTGACGGCACCGGCAGGAGGCGGCGCGAAGCTGTCCTGCCGCGTGGCGAGGTACTTTTCGGTGAGACCCGGACGCGCATGTTGGCGCGTCAGGCGGAAAGCAGCCCCGCGATCAGCGCGACGATGTCGAGGAAGTACACCGTACACAGCGCGACAACGTTCCCCGTGAACCACGCGGGCAGCCGGCGCCCTGCCGGCGTCGCACGCGCGCGCAACCATTCGCAGCCCTGTGCGAAGCACCACGCGAAGCCCAGAATACAGGGAAACATGTAGATCGTCTTCATGATGCCGAAATCGCGCATGGTGAGTGCATAGACGATCGAGAAGCCGAGAGACCCGAACGCCGCAACGGTCAACAGGAGCGCTCCGGCGGCCGGAACCGCCGGCGCACGGTCCGCCAGCACCATGAGGCTGCGACGGCCCTCGCGCACGAGACCGATCAGCAGCACGGCCGTCGGGGCGAGCCCGAGCACGAGCGCCGCCCGGCCGATCCAGAGAACGATTGCGCTGTCGGATTGCCACGTCGGCGGCCAACTGTCGAAGTGCACGAAATGCAACCGTCCGTACACTTGCGACCACAACGATGTCTGGTGCAGCGGGTAGCCGCTCGCGTCGTAGTTCGTCGGATCGTCGAGGTCGTGCAGCGTCCGGTTCACCAGCGACGGCTCCCGCAGCATGTCGCCGAGACGAAACGTCAAGATGCCGCTCGCGACCGACCGGATGCCGGGCCGGTACGCGGTCGTCTCTTCGAAGAAGTGCGGCAGCGGCGGCGCCTTCATGTTCTGCGCGAACGGCGATTCCGCGTCCCGATAGTTGTCGAGGTACGGACCGAACGCCGCCGCGGAAGAGATGACGGCCCCGACGAACAGCAGTGCGGCGGTCGCCAGCCGCACCCGCGGCCACGCGTCGTGGCTGGTGCGCCGGACCAGCAGCGCCGCGAAAACGCACGCGAGGGCCAGCAGCACCACGAGTCCATTCCCCTTGGACAGCACCGCGAGTGCCGCAAAACCGCTCATCCCGAACAGCGCCCGCCAGGACATGGCGTCGAAGAATCGCACTCCCCAGAACAGGGACAGCGT is a genomic window containing:
- a CDS encoding prenyltransferase encodes the protein MLPGSLLVLNATAGFGNPALAWRIPLALVAACLVASSYYVLNDILDAPSDARHPVKRNRPIPSGRVRLPIAYAEWAALAAAGFGMATLIGGRFLLTIVALWLMSLVYNVRPIRAKDRTYLDVLVEAINNPLRLAMGWYATGTTLAVPLSITLAFWMLGGFFMAVKRFAEYRHLDDRERAAAYRASFRGYTEERLLVLAIFCAVAFGLFLGIFLIRYRIELLLIVPFVAGLIAWYIHLGFRSDSPTRDPEQLYREPYFMAFIVVCVLVGLLALNIDLPWLRELFKPTAILDAGGE